The proteins below are encoded in one region of Flavobacterium nackdongense:
- a CDS encoding 4'-phosphopantetheinyl transferase family protein, with translation MPESKLFISAITIEEQKASSLNTYSLGPDDVLIYTLHLPEYIELTKELIHFLNADELDRANRFYREKDRNQFIICRSILKIILAEHANTELKNITLDYHFNKKPYLGSHPWLHFNISHSEDFAVIAISKCKLGIDVEFVSKDFDYLPLLPEVFTENEILFVQEAENKEYAFYCLWTRKEAFVKAIGQGINDDFKIVPALNGQYNIQSAEANSDQNWYIYGVELAECYLAAVAFQSLPTGSKNIKVCTVPKTVEDLLELTKSTDTKSQ, from the coding sequence ATGCCGGAATCTAAACTTTTTATTTCAGCTATTACTATAGAAGAACAGAAAGCTTCGTCACTCAACACTTATTCATTGGGCCCAGATGATGTGCTAATTTATACGTTGCATTTGCCAGAATACATTGAATTAACAAAAGAGTTAATTCATTTTCTAAATGCCGATGAACTGGATCGAGCCAACCGATTTTATAGAGAAAAAGACCGAAATCAATTTATTATTTGTAGGTCTATTTTGAAAATTATTTTAGCGGAGCACGCCAATACAGAGTTAAAAAACATTACCCTTGATTATCACTTTAATAAAAAACCATACCTTGGTTCGCACCCTTGGCTGCATTTTAATATTTCGCATTCCGAGGACTTCGCGGTGATTGCCATTTCGAAATGCAAGTTGGGAATCGATGTCGAATTTGTATCTAAAGATTTCGACTACCTGCCGCTCCTTCCCGAAGTCTTTACCGAAAATGAAATTCTATTTGTACAAGAGGCCGAAAATAAGGAATATGCATTTTATTGTCTATGGACCCGAAAAGAAGCCTTTGTAAAGGCAATAGGCCAGGGAATCAATGATGATTTTAAAATTGTTCCCGCACTAAATGGGCAATATAATATTCAGTCGGCAGAAGCCAATTCTGATCAAAACTGGTACATTTATGGTGTTGAGTTGGCAGAATGCTATTTGGCCGCAGTAGCTTTCCAAAGCTTACCAACAGGTTCAAAAAATATAAAAGTCTGTACTGTGCCAAAAACAGTTGAAGATTTATTAGAGTTAACAAAATCAACAGATACTAAATCTCAATAG
- a CDS encoding amino acid adenylation domain-containing protein translates to MIQPIASINSKETDTIVDLFVQQVARTPDEIAVVFKDRQLTYGELNTLSNQLAHYLILEKSLVSGDFVGLMQDRSEMLIVSILGILKSGAAYVPIDPTYPKQRIEYLQHDCNCKFTLDNESIANFLAAKENYAATAPSGVSLKPNDLAYIIYTSGSTGKPKGVMIEHQNLLHYLCSVSDYIDANSNHSGCFAHLSLSFDASITEVFLSLLFGKKIVVSSGTGLKIFDDVNLLKYAPYDFIKLTPSHISILLSVIGKEPRNQLVTKFIIGGEALYNYHINQFRLAGIDAKIVNEYGPTEATVGCSVYEFNIFDTPQASESIPIGKPISNSQIYVLDENKNLSPAGEIGEIYIAGNGIARGYFNREELTSKKFCNNPFDARTKMYKSGDLAKWLPDGNLMFFGRIDEQVKITGHRIELAEIEAALIAIPQIKLACVVLDAHVGSEPRLIAYLQPTNSIDKHPNLREELSKVVPSFMIPNIFMWVSDFPLTTNGKIDKKSLPAPEYIRENVDTQLRKPGTEIEKEIAKMWSEVLQLKEIAIDDDFFEMGGTSIMAVQVVAEIEKSTGKRFPLSVLFEYSTVEKFAKLIDEDAEHQADCIVPIKSNGSKVPLFMVHGGGLDVLYFANMSKHLDEDQPFYGIQGVGTKSFDDWYTSVEDMAANYIEAILKVNPNGPYAIAGYCVGGIVAFEISRQLLQQGKNVSLTAVLDSYADSSYYYKTYQQKKIIRHYLRTRRRLLYLTEMLTSVKAFKKRLNAKKEYILKKHFEENNTLSEQDELAFQRFVEATGMMHRILDQYHLKPQSVKIDVLRSKDDNMRGVSPKHLGWKKAARKGIIIHDIPVSDFDMRIAPHDKILATMLQDLLNERHAGI, encoded by the coding sequence ATGATACAACCAATAGCTAGTATAAATAGTAAGGAAACAGACACCATAGTAGATCTTTTCGTGCAACAAGTGGCGCGAACTCCAGATGAAATAGCGGTTGTTTTCAAAGATCGACAGCTTACTTATGGTGAACTAAATACGCTATCAAATCAGCTTGCTCACTATTTAATCCTTGAAAAAAGTCTAGTTAGCGGTGATTTTGTTGGACTGATGCAAGACCGAAGCGAAATGTTGATTGTCAGTATATTGGGCATTCTTAAATCAGGCGCTGCCTATGTCCCAATAGATCCGACCTATCCCAAACAAAGAATAGAATATTTGCAACATGACTGCAATTGTAAATTTACCTTAGATAATGAATCTATTGCCAATTTTTTAGCGGCAAAAGAAAATTATGCTGCTACTGCCCCTTCTGGGGTATCTTTAAAACCGAACGACTTGGCCTATATAATATATACTTCAGGAAGTACCGGTAAACCTAAAGGAGTAATGATTGAACATCAAAATCTTTTGCATTACTTATGTAGTGTTAGTGACTATATTGATGCCAATTCCAACCATTCCGGCTGTTTCGCACACCTTTCCTTATCTTTTGATGCGAGCATTACCGAAGTTTTTCTCTCGCTACTATTTGGCAAGAAAATAGTTGTAAGTTCAGGAACTGGATTAAAAATTTTTGATGATGTTAATTTGTTAAAGTATGCCCCTTATGATTTTATAAAACTAACGCCTTCGCACATAAGCATACTACTTTCTGTCATAGGTAAAGAGCCCCGAAACCAACTAGTTACTAAATTTATTATCGGAGGCGAAGCCTTATACAATTATCATATTAATCAATTCAGATTAGCGGGCATAGATGCCAAAATCGTTAATGAATACGGACCAACTGAAGCCACGGTGGGATGTAGTGTCTATGAATTCAATATTTTTGATACTCCCCAAGCTAGTGAAAGCATTCCTATTGGTAAACCAATTTCAAATAGTCAAATTTATGTTTTAGATGAAAATAAGAATCTTTCGCCAGCGGGAGAAATAGGTGAAATTTACATCGCAGGCAACGGAATAGCAAGAGGATATTTTAATCGTGAAGAGCTAACTTCAAAGAAATTTTGCAATAACCCATTCGACGCTAGAACCAAAATGTATAAAAGTGGGGATTTAGCGAAATGGTTACCCGATGGTAATCTTATGTTTTTTGGAAGAATTGATGAACAGGTCAAAATTACAGGGCATCGCATTGAATTAGCCGAAATCGAGGCTGCTTTAATAGCGATACCACAAATAAAGCTTGCTTGTGTGGTACTCGATGCGCATGTGGGTTCCGAACCACGTCTTATTGCCTACCTTCAACCCACAAATAGTATAGATAAACATCCTAATCTCCGTGAAGAATTATCCAAAGTGGTACCAAGTTTCATGATTCCTAATATTTTTATGTGGGTCAGCGATTTTCCGCTAACTACAAATGGAAAAATTGATAAAAAAAGCTTACCTGCCCCAGAATATATCCGAGAAAATGTAGATACACAACTAAGAAAGCCAGGAACGGAAATTGAAAAAGAAATCGCAAAAATGTGGAGTGAAGTTCTTCAGCTAAAAGAGATTGCAATTGATGACGATTTTTTTGAAATGGGTGGAACCTCAATTATGGCAGTACAAGTTGTAGCTGAGATAGAAAAAAGCACGGGCAAACGTTTTCCTTTATCCGTATTGTTTGAATATTCAACTGTAGAAAAATTTGCTAAACTAATAGATGAAGATGCTGAACATCAAGCAGATTGTATCGTTCCCATAAAATCAAACGGAAGCAAAGTACCTCTTTTTATGGTTCACGGCGGTGGTCTCGATGTTTTGTATTTTGCCAATATGAGTAAACACTTAGATGAGGATCAACCTTTTTATGGCATCCAAGGTGTTGGCACTAAGAGTTTCGATGATTGGTACACCTCTGTCGAAGATATGGCAGCAAATTATATTGAAGCAATACTTAAAGTAAACCCAAATGGCCCATATGCAATAGCCGGTTATTGTGTCGGTGGAATAGTCGCATTTGAAATTAGCCGACAATTGCTGCAACAGGGAAAAAACGTTAGTTTAACCGCAGTTCTGGACTCCTACGCTGATTCCTCCTACTACTATAAAACATACCAACAAAAAAAAATAATTAGACACTATCTTCGCACGCGAAGACGACTACTGTATTTAACAGAAATGCTCACGAGTGTGAAGGCTTTTAAGAAGCGATTAAATGCCAAAAAAGAGTATATCCTCAAGAAACATTTTGAGGAGAATAATACGCTATCAGAGCAGGACGAACTGGCATTTCAGCGATTTGTGGAGGCGACAGGAATGATGCATCGTATCCTTGACCAGTATCATCTAAAGCCACAAAGTGTAAAAATAGATGTGCTACGATCCAAAGATGATAATATGCGCGGGGTAAGTCCAAAACACTTGGGTTGGAAAAAAGCGGCACGTAAAGGAATTATAATACACGATATACCGGTTAGTGATTTCGATATGCGAATAGCTCCCCACGACAAAATTTTAGCTACCATGCTTCAAGATCTTTTAAACGAAAGACATGCCGGAATCTAA
- a CDS encoding non-ribosomal peptide synthetase → MLSTDSESVIYTTKSQSEIWTSCYFGGDDANRAFNLLYALEFDGLLNIPAMELSIQTLVDRHESLRATFSPDGVYMSIFKKLAATIQILDITDMDLELQKTAFENFTNEESCFVFDLVHGPLFRVGIIKFSDNKNSLILNIHHIICDGWSIGLILEELGVIYSALVENKTPQLAEPNSFSDYAEEEQLFSNSNEYKEVEKYWFSLYEQSVPVLDLPTDNPRPSLRTYESKRLDFSLDAQLLDSIKKIGFSAGTSLITTILAGFEIFLHQVTGQNDIVIGVPAAGQPVTGMNDLVGHCVNLLPLRSNPVPNTSFIEYLNKRKIELFDAYDNQQLSFGHLLQKLNVARDPSRIPLVPVAFNLGLGLTEDVVFSNLTFKLKNTGHSFNTFEIFVNASGTEKDLVLEWYFNKNLFKPETIQNMMASFELVLKRIAEDPSQSIEQITFSDYRHKKFEIIGSKMDYPKSTLHELFAQKAAEAPMAIALEFENQKVTYGELSTKINQMANYLWSQGLRPGQIVAISLDRTPELIATLFAVVQCGASYVPIDTNYPDARLNLMIEDSDAAFYIGLTAKENFPNNAVALTISSILESMVDFSLEPVNLKVPTESAAYIIYTSGSTGKPKGVQVAHCNVINLVYSMAKEPGISAADKIFSITTISFDAMVMEIFLPLLHGACVVLVDEETRRDGNLLLEKAEKDNITMMWGTSSIWHILIDSGWKKPLNIKALIGGEPVPMPLAHELLSRCKELWNIYGPTETTVCCFLTQITVEDDPITIGTPIANTTVYLLDANRKPVNEGQVGEIVIAGDGVSLGYLNKPELTNERFLTDTFNTVSGGKMYLSGDLGKLLPSGKMQCLGRIDHQVKVRGYRIELGEIEQALLSVDAVKSVVVIAEKDILIAFIEADRKIKNEQEQIRLWRNELASQLPSFMVPHEFNILDQLPTTLSGKIDRKALLNYKSDKVVEYTAPRTETELIVENIWKESLNRDNIDVFSNFFEIGGHSLIAVRVMNKIEQQTGKKLPLSALFEHSTIEELAKLIDTDREIYSDYLVPIKPNGTKPPLFMVHGGGLNILNFKHVISHFDDDQPVYGIQGIGPNGYENWFQSIEEMAARYLESIVKINPTGPYALAGFSFGGVVAFEMARQLKQDGKKVSIVALLDSYVDASFYYPSLWQKNLLRYYDRTYRRLDYLFQMLTSWKAFKLRTQAKKEHILKMYFGKKDVLSEEEALALEEFAIANSRVYKIVNRYQLQPQDFEVDLFRAKDDLEYKIDAEHMGWKKAALKGVHIHNVPGNHLSIVDPPNDKVLARMVQNILDERHANS, encoded by the coding sequence ATGCTCTCTACAGATTCCGAAAGTGTAATTTATACTACAAAGTCGCAATCTGAAATATGGACTTCTTGTTATTTCGGCGGCGATGATGCAAATAGGGCTTTTAATCTTTTGTATGCCTTAGAGTTTGATGGCCTCTTGAATATTCCCGCAATGGAACTTTCAATCCAAACTTTGGTCGATCGTCATGAGTCACTTCGTGCGACTTTTAGTCCTGATGGTGTTTATATGTCCATTTTCAAAAAGCTGGCTGCTACTATCCAAATTCTAGATATAACTGATATGGATCTTGAGTTGCAAAAAACTGCTTTTGAGAACTTTACCAACGAAGAATCCTGTTTTGTTTTTGACCTTGTCCACGGACCACTTTTTAGAGTAGGAATAATCAAATTTTCTGACAATAAAAATAGTTTAATACTTAATATTCATCATATTATTTGCGACGGTTGGTCGATAGGACTTATATTGGAAGAATTAGGTGTTATTTATTCCGCCTTAGTTGAGAATAAAACACCACAATTAGCAGAACCAAATTCTTTTAGTGACTATGCAGAGGAGGAACAATTATTTTCGAATAGCAATGAATACAAGGAGGTAGAAAAGTATTGGTTTTCCCTTTATGAGCAATCTGTTCCTGTACTAGATCTTCCAACTGACAATCCTCGGCCATCGCTTCGCACGTATGAAAGCAAGCGATTAGACTTTTCATTAGATGCGCAGCTACTAGACTCCATAAAAAAAATTGGTTTTAGCGCAGGCACAAGTTTAATTACTACTATATTAGCTGGCTTTGAAATCTTTTTGCATCAAGTAACTGGCCAGAATGACATAGTAATTGGGGTTCCTGCGGCGGGACAGCCCGTAACTGGAATGAACGATTTAGTGGGTCACTGTGTCAATTTACTTCCTTTAAGAAGTAATCCTGTGCCAAACACCAGTTTTATAGAGTATCTTAATAAACGAAAAATCGAATTATTTGACGCTTACGATAACCAGCAACTTAGCTTTGGTCATCTGCTACAAAAGCTCAACGTAGCCCGTGATCCCTCTAGAATTCCTTTGGTGCCGGTGGCATTCAACCTAGGCTTAGGATTGACAGAGGACGTCGTCTTTTCAAATCTTACTTTTAAATTAAAAAATACGGGGCATTCTTTTAATACTTTCGAAATTTTTGTTAATGCTAGTGGTACCGAAAAAGATCTTGTTTTAGAATGGTACTTCAACAAGAATCTTTTCAAACCCGAAACCATCCAGAACATGATGGCCTCGTTTGAACTAGTACTAAAAAGAATAGCCGAAGACCCTTCACAAAGTATTGAACAAATAACATTTTCGGATTATCGACACAAAAAATTTGAAATAATTGGGTCGAAAATGGACTATCCTAAGAGTACGTTGCATGAACTTTTTGCCCAAAAAGCGGCAGAAGCTCCGATGGCAATAGCCCTTGAATTCGAAAACCAGAAGGTCACTTATGGAGAGTTAAGTACAAAGATCAATCAAATGGCAAATTACCTGTGGTCGCAAGGTTTGCGGCCAGGCCAAATTGTCGCAATATCTTTAGATAGAACGCCCGAACTCATTGCAACTCTTTTTGCTGTAGTACAATGTGGCGCTTCCTATGTGCCAATTGATACGAATTATCCAGATGCTCGACTCAACTTGATGATTGAAGATTCAGATGCAGCCTTTTACATCGGCTTAACCGCTAAAGAAAACTTTCCAAACAATGCAGTGGCACTTACTATTTCCTCGATTTTGGAATCGATGGTTGATTTTTCTTTAGAACCAGTAAATCTTAAGGTTCCCACAGAATCTGCTGCCTATATTATTTACACTTCAGGATCTACAGGAAAACCCAAGGGAGTTCAAGTGGCACATTGCAACGTTATTAACCTCGTGTATTCGATGGCTAAAGAACCAGGAATATCAGCGGCCGATAAAATCTTTTCGATCACGACCATCTCATTTGACGCTATGGTGATGGAAATTTTCTTACCACTACTACACGGAGCTTGTGTGGTACTAGTCGATGAAGAAACGAGAAGGGATGGAAATCTATTACTAGAAAAAGCTGAAAAGGACAATATCACAATGATGTGGGGAACATCGAGTATATGGCATATCCTCATCGATTCCGGTTGGAAAAAACCATTAAATATCAAAGCGCTTATTGGCGGAGAACCAGTGCCTATGCCATTGGCTCACGAATTACTTTCAAGATGTAAAGAATTGTGGAATATATATGGCCCAACAGAAACCACCGTCTGCTGTTTTCTTACCCAAATAACCGTCGAAGATGATCCAATAACCATCGGTACACCTATAGCTAATACAACTGTTTATTTGCTCGATGCCAATAGAAAACCCGTAAATGAAGGGCAAGTAGGAGAAATAGTAATAGCAGGTGATGGAGTTTCTTTAGGATATCTCAATAAGCCTGAACTTACTAATGAGCGTTTTTTGACTGATACATTCAACACCGTATCAGGCGGCAAAATGTACCTTTCGGGTGATTTAGGAAAACTCCTACCCAGTGGTAAGATGCAATGTTTAGGACGTATCGATCATCAGGTAAAAGTGAGAGGATATCGAATAGAATTAGGCGAAATAGAGCAAGCACTATTGTCTGTCGATGCAGTAAAATCGGTAGTTGTTATTGCTGAAAAAGACATTCTAATTGCATTTATTGAAGCTGATCGTAAAATCAAAAATGAGCAGGAGCAAATTCGATTATGGCGCAATGAATTGGCCTCACAACTACCCTCGTTTATGGTTCCGCACGAATTTAATATCTTAGACCAATTGCCTACTACACTGAGCGGCAAAATTGACCGCAAAGCATTATTAAATTATAAATCAGATAAAGTAGTTGAATACACAGCGCCTCGAACCGAAACGGAACTAATTGTAGAAAACATTTGGAAAGAAAGTTTGAACCGAGACAATATTGATGTTTTTAGTAATTTCTTTGAAATAGGGGGACATTCATTAATCGCAGTTAGAGTAATGAACAAAATCGAACAACAAACGGGAAAAAAATTGCCACTTTCGGCTTTGTTTGAACACTCTACTATCGAAGAGCTCGCTAAACTAATAGACACTGATCGTGAAATTTATTCTGACTATTTAGTACCTATCAAACCAAATGGTACCAAACCTCCTCTTTTTATGGTGCACGGCGGCGGGCTCAATATTTTAAATTTCAAGCATGTGATTAGCCATTTCGATGATGATCAACCTGTATATGGCATTCAAGGGATTGGACCTAATGGCTATGAAAATTGGTTTCAAAGTATCGAAGAAATGGCAGCTCGTTATCTTGAATCAATTGTAAAAATCAATCCCACTGGGCCTTACGCCTTAGCTGGATTTTCGTTTGGAGGTGTCGTAGCCTTTGAAATGGCTCGTCAGTTAAAGCAAGATGGCAAAAAAGTAAGTATTGTTGCTTTGTTAGACTCGTATGTAGATGCATCTTTTTATTATCCCTCGCTGTGGCAAAAAAACCTCCTAAGATATTATGATCGCACGTACAGAAGGCTGGATTACCTATTTCAAATGCTCACCAGTTGGAAAGCATTTAAGTTGAGAACCCAAGCCAAAAAAGAGCATATCCTAAAAATGTATTTTGGTAAAAAGGACGTTTTGTCTGAAGAGGAAGCTTTGGCACTTGAAGAATTTGCTATTGCGAATAGTAGGGTTTACAAAATTGTGAATCGCTATCAACTACAACCACAGGATTTTGAAGTAGATCTATTTCGAGCCAAAGATGATTTAGAGTACAAAATAGACGCCGAGCATATGGGATGGAAAAAAGCAGCCTTGAAAGGGGTGCATATCCATAATGTTCCAGGTAATCATCTAAGCATAGTAGACCCTCCAAATGATAAAGTCTTAGCAAGAATGGTACAAAATATTTTAGATGAAAGGCACGCAAATAGTTGA
- a CDS encoding metallophosphoesterase produces the protein MLSRLLIPLVLLFVIEIYAFQAFRTVVKAKPFVVSYIVVSALVLAYIIYSFTQFDRKIGQTPQTMQTMGLLLMVYLPKIILTLVLFGEDIYRVGYGAINHFANFDDNTNFLASRRKFVSQIGLGIAAVPFLSLIYGITTGKYNYKVIKQAIFFPDLPDAFDGFTITHISDVHSGSFDNPDKINYAIDLINEQNSDMILFTGDIVNTHAKEMHPWIDTFKRIKEHKYGKYSVLGNHDYGEYVSWPTEADKEENFQNIKKLYGQIDFKLMLNEHTFIEKENDKIALVGVENWGTNFKKVGDINLASANLDKDDFKILMSHDPSHWDCEVKNHPNNYHLTLSGHTHGMQFGIEIPGVIKWSPIQYIYKQWAGLYENMGRYIYVNRGFGFHAYPGRVGIMPEITVIQLKKGKNVA, from the coding sequence ATGTTATCACGCCTTTTAATTCCTTTGGTGTTGCTTTTTGTAATTGAAATCTATGCGTTTCAGGCATTTCGAACCGTAGTGAAAGCGAAACCATTTGTAGTTTCCTATATCGTAGTAAGTGCCTTAGTCTTAGCTTATATTATTTATTCATTTACGCAATTTGATCGTAAAATTGGACAAACGCCACAAACCATGCAAACGATGGGCTTGCTCTTGATGGTGTATTTGCCTAAAATCATTTTGACTTTAGTATTGTTTGGCGAAGACATTTATCGCGTAGGCTATGGAGCCATCAATCATTTTGCGAATTTCGATGACAATACTAATTTTCTTGCTTCAAGGCGAAAATTTGTCAGTCAGATTGGATTAGGGATTGCCGCTGTACCTTTTTTATCGTTAATCTATGGTATTACCACCGGAAAATACAATTATAAAGTCATCAAGCAGGCCATATTTTTCCCTGATTTGCCCGATGCTTTCGACGGTTTTACGATAACCCATATATCCGATGTGCATAGCGGTAGTTTTGACAATCCGGACAAAATTAATTATGCTATTGATTTAATCAATGAACAAAATTCGGATATGATTCTGTTTACTGGCGATATTGTCAATACTCATGCCAAAGAAATGCACCCTTGGATAGATACTTTCAAAAGAATTAAAGAACACAAATACGGAAAGTATTCTGTTTTGGGCAACCACGATTATGGCGAATATGTTTCTTGGCCAACTGAAGCAGACAAAGAAGAAAATTTCCAAAACATTAAAAAATTATATGGCCAAATCGATTTTAAATTGATGTTGAACGAGCATACCTTTATCGAAAAAGAAAATGACAAAATAGCCTTGGTTGGAGTAGAAAATTGGGGAACAAATTTCAAAAAGGTAGGCGATATTAATTTGGCTTCGGCTAATTTGGATAAAGATGATTTTAAAATATTGATGAGTCACGATCCAAGCCATTGGGATTGCGAAGTGAAAAATCATCCTAATAATTATCATTTAACCTTGTCTGGTCACACACATGGAATGCAGTTTGGAATAGAAATTCCGGGCGTAATTAAATGGAGCCCCATTCAATACATTTATAAACAATGGGCTGGTTTGTATGAGAATATGGGAAGGTATATCTATGTAAACCGAGGATTTGGTTTTCATGCCTATCCGGGAAGGGTTGGGATTATGCCCGAAATCACTGTAATCCAACTAAAAAAAGGTAAGAATGTGGCATAA